The Devosia sp. YIM 151766 genome includes a region encoding these proteins:
- a CDS encoding GntR family transcriptional regulator: protein MDDFHASQPIFIQIRQRLIEMILRRQVGEGDALPSVRQIAAELSVNPLTVTKAFEALVEIGVVEKRRGLGMFVTEGARIRLLGHEREKFLKDDWPRIAAQIRALELDLSSLLKDDIQPEGTQK, encoded by the coding sequence ATGGACGATTTTCACGCCAGTCAGCCGATCTTCATACAGATCCGGCAAAGGCTGATCGAGATGATCCTGCGCAGACAGGTCGGGGAGGGCGATGCCCTGCCTTCGGTTCGCCAGATTGCGGCGGAACTCTCGGTCAATCCCTTGACGGTGACCAAGGCCTTCGAGGCCCTGGTCGAGATCGGTGTGGTCGAAAAACGGAGAGGCTTGGGCATGTTTGTCACCGAAGGCGCGCGCATTCGTCTGCTCGGCCATGAGCGCGAGAAATTTCTCAAGGACGACTGGCCGCGCATCGCCGCGCAGATCAGGGCCTTGGAACTCGACCTCTCCAGCCTGCTCAAAGATGACATCCAGCCGGAAGGCACGCAAAAATGA
- a CDS encoding ABC transporter ATP-binding protein has product MTDLSPSSDAIVSARGLRKSFGRKQILQGLDFDIPPGRIYGLIGHNGAGKTTTLNAMLGLTSYEGTIRVLGEDPFARRARLMENVAFISDVASLPRFLRVRELFALLANIHPNFSPEKARSFLEGTDIKPELKIRTLSKGMIAQLHLAVVMAIDAKLLVLDEPTLGLDITYRKRFYRRLLEDYMTEERTLIITTHQVDEIEFMLSDIMFIRDGELILHMQMETISEKFSQLVVSEPELQEQARALHPVYEETRFGQTVMIYDGVDRALIAPLGRVSTPTMSDLFVALMQRPTANPEAAR; this is encoded by the coding sequence ATGACCGACCTTTCCCCCTCCAGCGACGCCATCGTTTCCGCCCGCGGGCTCAGGAAGTCCTTCGGCCGCAAGCAGATCCTGCAGGGCTTGGATTTCGACATTCCGCCGGGACGCATCTATGGCCTGATCGGCCATAATGGCGCCGGCAAGACCACGACGCTCAACGCCATGCTGGGCCTGACCAGCTATGAGGGCACTATCCGGGTATTGGGCGAAGACCCCTTCGCCCGGCGCGCCCGGCTCATGGAAAATGTCGCTTTCATTTCCGATGTCGCCAGCCTGCCGCGCTTCCTGCGGGTGCGCGAGCTCTTCGCCCTGCTCGCCAATATCCACCCCAATTTCAGCCCGGAAAAGGCCCGCAGCTTCCTCGAAGGCACCGATATCAAGCCGGAACTGAAAATCCGCACCCTCTCCAAGGGCATGATCGCGCAATTGCATCTGGCCGTGGTCATGGCCATCGATGCCAAGCTCCTGGTGCTGGACGAGCCGACGCTCGGTCTCGACATCACCTATCGCAAGCGCTTTTATCGCCGCCTGCTCGAGGATTACATGACCGAGGAGCGGACCCTGATCATCACCACCCATCAGGTGGACGAGATCGAGTTCATGCTCTCCGACATCATGTTCATCCGCGATGGCGAGCTGATCCTGCACATGCAGATGGAAACGATCAGCGAGAAATTCTCCCAGCTCGTGGTCAGCGAGCCGGAATTGCAGGAACAGGCGCGGGCCCTGCATCCGGTTTATGAGGAAACCCGCTTCGGCCAGACGGTGATGATCTATGACGGTGTCGATCGCGCCTTGATCGCGCCACTGGGCCGGGTTTCCACCCCCACCATGTCCGACCTGTTCGTGGCCCTCATGCAGCGGCCGACCGCCAATCCGGAGGCCGCCCGATGA
- a CDS encoding TadE family protein: MVLRPHHWADDDHGAAIIEFAILTPVFLLMLMGMLAYGIYFGAAHAIQQLAADAARTAIAGVDAPEGQRLARDYLRRNGGVYMLIDPLLLDYDVAVAEDNRDQYLVRVSYDASDLPIWNLYPPLPLPSPHIVHWATIRRGGL; this comes from the coding sequence ATGGTTCTGCGCCCGCACCATTGGGCCGACGACGATCATGGCGCCGCGATCATCGAATTCGCCATCCTCACCCCGGTCTTTCTGCTGATGCTCATGGGCATGCTGGCCTATGGCATTTATTTCGGTGCCGCCCATGCCATCCAGCAATTGGCCGCCGATGCCGCCCGCACCGCCATTGCCGGGGTCGATGCCCCTGAAGGTCAAAGATTGGCGCGGGATTATCTGCGTCGCAATGGCGGGGTCTATATGCTGATCGACCCGCTGCTGCTGGATTACGATGTCGCGGTCGCCGAGGACAATCGCGACCAATATCTGGTCAGGGTCAGTTACGACGCCAGCGACCTGCCCATCTGGAACCTCTATCCGCCCTTGCCGCTGCCCAGCCCGCACATTGTCCATTGGGCGACCATCCGCCGGGGCGGGCTATGA
- a CDS encoding siderophore ferric iron reductase — protein sequence MSARNYLFAQTDNDAALTRLIATVAKATGFMKGAPGRTPPGWHRLGQDNRAFLDTLYARLEASYPQAGQPFYAVRLWTNLTWQPAYLAVIAVHLHGALPEVSQLSQALHNIYVDDYRLEPGPQYRADIEAMIARAGPELRAHADAVFAEINALTKLKRVPALQLLAERMLTLMVRLQHFKPQTSLAEQQYFCGLWLEAMGLTGQGGLETIELPDGRQTAIVARKGCCLDYLATPGSYCASCPKQKKPVRIARQRDNAWAELEMLEGESGSA from the coding sequence TTGAGCGCCCGCAATTATCTCTTCGCCCAGACCGACAATGATGCGGCCCTGACCCGGCTGATCGCTACGGTGGCAAAAGCCACCGGCTTCATGAAGGGGGCGCCCGGCAGGACGCCGCCCGGCTGGCACCGGCTGGGACAGGACAACCGGGCCTTCCTCGACACGCTTTATGCGCGACTGGAGGCGAGCTATCCGCAGGCCGGGCAGCCTTTTTACGCGGTGCGGCTATGGACCAATCTCACCTGGCAGCCGGCCTATCTGGCGGTGATCGCGGTGCACCTGCATGGCGCGCTGCCCGAAGTGTCGCAGCTCTCGCAAGCGCTGCACAACATCTATGTCGATGATTATCGCCTGGAGCCGGGGCCGCAATATCGGGCCGATATTGAAGCGATGATCGCGCGGGCGGGACCGGAATTACGCGCCCATGCCGATGCGGTCTTTGCCGAGATCAATGCGCTGACCAAGCTCAAGCGGGTTCCGGCGCTGCAATTGCTCGCCGAGCGAATGCTGACCCTGATGGTGCGTTTGCAGCATTTCAAGCCGCAGACCAGCCTTGCCGAGCAGCAATATTTCTGTGGCCTATGGCTGGAGGCCATGGGGCTGACCGGCCAGGGCGGACTCGAAACGATCGAGCTGCCCGATGGAAGGCAGACGGCCATCGTGGCGCGCAAGGGCTGCTGCCTCGACTACCTGGCCACGCCCGGCAGTTACTGCGCCTCCTGCCCCAAACAGAAAAAACCGGTGCGCATCGCCCGGCAGCGGGACAATGCCTGGGCGGAACTGGAGATGCTGGAGGGAGAGAGCGGTTCAGCCTAG
- the ybeY gene encoding rRNA maturation RNase YbeY encodes MAEKAVLAALAGANAKVRGVAEISVLLTDDEEQRQLNGQWRGKDSATNVLSFPQIEPFGPVMGLLGDITLAHETLEREAAELGKSLDDHFTHLVVHGFLHILGYDHLEEDQALQMEGLETQILARLGIDDPYAD; translated from the coding sequence TTGGCGGAAAAGGCGGTGCTGGCGGCTTTGGCGGGCGCCAATGCCAAGGTCAGGGGCGTCGCCGAAATTTCGGTGCTGCTCACCGACGACGAGGAGCAGCGCCAGCTTAACGGGCAATGGCGCGGCAAGGATTCGGCCACCAATGTGCTGAGCTTTCCCCAGATCGAGCCCTTCGGCCCAGTCATGGGGCTGCTCGGCGACATCACGCTGGCCCACGAAACCCTCGAGCGCGAGGCCGCCGAACTTGGCAAGAGCCTCGATGATCATTTCACCCACCTCGTCGTGCATGGATTTCTCCATATTCTGGGTTATGATCATCTCGAGGAAGACCAGGCCCTTCAAATGGAGGGTCTTGAAACCCAGATATTGGCAAGGTTGGGGATAGACGATCCCTATGCCGATTGA
- a CDS encoding hemolysin family protein, which produces MTLRTVSLRDDLQEALEENGSAEPGDFSESERVILQNVLKLSQVSVDDVMVERSDIQAVQSDINLGTLLAKFRQVGHSRLPVYDDGLDDIKGFIHIKDALAKITEPVNDPEKDVPVKLLSAALRQKLGKLGITRPAMFVPTFMPAADLLQQMRASRTHMAIVVDEYGGTDGLVTIEDLLEAVVGEIEDEHDVTAAALIRKVGDDLFVANARAELDDVRAMVGPDFDPGESGEDVDTIGGLVFVLAGHVPKRGERVKGLDGFEFEILAADSRRIKRLRIRRKKDDADEPLAITDQRTEREKQAAE; this is translated from the coding sequence ATGACCTTGCGGACGGTGTCCCTGCGCGACGATCTGCAAGAGGCGCTGGAAGAAAACGGCAGCGCCGAGCCGGGGGATTTCTCCGAGAGCGAGCGCGTCATCCTGCAAAACGTGCTGAAATTGTCCCAGGTGTCGGTCGACGACGTCATGGTCGAGCGGTCCGACATCCAGGCGGTGCAGTCCGACATCAATCTCGGCACGCTCCTGGCCAAGTTCCGCCAGGTCGGCCATTCGCGCCTGCCGGTCTATGATGACGGGCTCGACGACATCAAGGGCTTCATCCACATCAAGGACGCGCTGGCCAAGATCACCGAGCCGGTCAACGATCCGGAAAAGGACGTTCCGGTCAAGCTGCTCTCCGCCGCTTTGCGCCAGAAGCTGGGCAAGCTGGGCATTACCCGCCCGGCCATGTTCGTGCCCACCTTCATGCCGGCGGCCGACCTCCTGCAGCAGATGCGCGCCAGCCGCACCCACATGGCCATCGTGGTCGACGAATATGGCGGCACCGATGGCCTGGTCACCATCGAGGACCTGCTCGAAGCGGTGGTCGGCGAGATCGAGGACGAGCACGACGTCACCGCCGCGGCGCTGATCCGCAAGGTCGGGGACGATCTTTTCGTCGCCAATGCCCGGGCCGAACTCGACGACGTCCGCGCCATGGTCGGCCCGGATTTCGACCCCGGTGAATCCGGCGAGGATGTCGACACCATTGGCGGCCTGGTTTTCGTGCTGGCCGGCCACGTGCCCAAGCGCGGCGAACGGGTCAAGGGGCTCGACGGCTTCGAATTCGAGATTCTCGCTGCCGACAGCCGCCGCATCAAGCGCCTGCGCATTCGCCGCAAGAAGGATGATGCCGACGAACCCCTGGCGATCACCGACCAGCGGACCGAACGGGAAAAACAGGCGGCCGAATAG
- a CDS encoding pilus assembly protein TadG-related protein, with the protein MSWRRFRADERGNMALLFAFGFTLSALVSALAVDAAALYHERRQMQAGVDLAAISAASDPSRAVEIAQSVLVEARLLAPASTEGLSVVPGHYDPEIAQVDQRFQPGMAPFNAVEVSLQRSGALYFASTFAAAPAIGVRGVAAVRPEVSFSIGSRLASLNGGLVNTILGALLGTSISLSAMDYQALAATRVDAFAFLDALAQQLGVNAGTYDDLLAMRAGSGMTAAALASLSGDASRALLTSLALGGAGNSFSIGKLLSLGALGRHSIGSGGSGGSGGLGISLSALDILSGAAIVADGKNQISLPLSANVPGLAKLNLSLHVGEPAQGGGWFAIGPSGTVLRTAQTRLRLRAELLGGTLLAGAGVKLPLWLDLAHSEAIIVAASCPSTGAPKGEASIAVRPGLLRLAVGDMSDAVLTDFGATPSTAPVRLIDALLLRVTAAGLVEAAQTSAIRLDFSSADIAAGVVRTARTQTIATSLFGSLLGNLHLEPEILGLGPGSKSAIVQALGTLLLPLSPVLDLTVNAALAPLGLGIGEADIRVHGVRCTHPVLVG; encoded by the coding sequence ATGAGCTGGCGTCGTTTCCGTGCCGATGAGCGGGGCAATATGGCGCTGCTCTTTGCCTTCGGCTTCACGCTTTCCGCCCTGGTTTCGGCCTTGGCGGTGGACGCTGCCGCCCTCTATCATGAGCGGCGGCAGATGCAGGCCGGGGTCGACCTGGCGGCTATTTCGGCGGCGTCGGACCCCTCAAGGGCCGTCGAAATCGCTCAATCCGTGCTGGTCGAGGCCCGGCTCCTCGCCCCGGCCAGCACGGAGGGGCTGAGCGTCGTTCCCGGCCATTACGACCCCGAAATTGCCCAGGTCGACCAGCGTTTCCAGCCTGGCATGGCCCCATTCAACGCCGTGGAAGTGTCGCTGCAGCGCTCCGGCGCCCTCTATTTCGCCAGCACCTTCGCCGCCGCGCCCGCCATTGGCGTGCGCGGCGTCGCGGCGGTCCGGCCCGAGGTCTCCTTCTCCATCGGCTCCCGGCTGGCCAGCCTCAATGGCGGCCTCGTCAACACCATTCTCGGCGCCCTGCTGGGCACCAGCATTTCCCTCAGCGCCATGGATTACCAGGCTCTCGCCGCCACCAGGGTCGACGCCTTCGCCTTTCTCGACGCCCTGGCCCAGCAATTGGGCGTCAATGCCGGCACCTATGATGACCTGCTGGCCATGCGCGCCGGCTCCGGCATGACGGCCGCGGCGCTGGCCAGCCTCAGCGGCGACGCCTCGCGCGCCCTGCTGACCTCGCTGGCCCTGGGCGGCGCCGGCAATTCCTTCTCCATCGGCAAGCTCCTGTCGCTGGGCGCCCTGGGCCGGCACTCCATCGGCTCCGGCGGCTCCGGCGGCTCCGGGGGGCTCGGCATTTCCCTGTCGGCGCTCGATATCCTGTCCGGCGCCGCTATCGTCGCCGACGGCAAGAACCAGATCTCGCTGCCCTTGAGCGCCAATGTCCCGGGCCTCGCCAAGCTCAATCTCTCCCTGCATGTGGGCGAGCCGGCACAAGGCGGCGGCTGGTTCGCCATCGGCCCCAGCGGCACCGTGCTGCGCACCGCGCAGACGCGGCTGCGACTGCGCGCCGAATTGCTCGGCGGAACCCTGCTGGCCGGGGCCGGGGTCAAGCTGCCGCTCTGGCTCGATCTCGCCCATTCCGAAGCCATAATCGTCGCCGCCAGTTGTCCCAGCACCGGCGCGCCGAAAGGGGAAGCCAGCATCGCCGTGCGTCCCGGCCTGCTGCGCCTCGCAGTCGGGGACATGAGCGATGCCGTTCTCACCGATTTCGGCGCCACGCCCAGCACCGCGCCCGTCCGCCTCATCGACGCGCTGCTATTGCGCGTCACCGCCGCCGGGCTGGTCGAGGCGGCGCAAACCAGCGCCATCAGGCTCGATTTCAGCTCCGCCGATATCGCCGCTGGCGTGGTCAGGACCGCCCGCACCCAGACTATTGCCACCTCGCTTTTCGGCAGCCTATTGGGCAATCTGCATCTGGAGCCTGAAATTCTCGGGCTGGGCCCAGGCTCGAAAAGCGCCATCGTTCAGGCCCTGGGCACTCTGCTCCTCCCCCTTAGCCCGGTGCTCGATCTCACCGTCAATGCCGCTTTGGCCCCTTTGGGCCTTGGCATTGGCGAGGCCGATATCCGCGTCCATGGCGTCCGCTGCACCCATCCGGTTCTCGTCGGCTGA
- a CDS encoding glycosyltransferase family 8 protein translates to MHIALTFDANFWAPAYATMRSVCLFTKRREELVFHLCHRTLSDQHRSDLTAITREFPVTLKWYDLDQSDMFRDLAARMPENKRLSNIVYARLMIDRLVGSEVERILYLDCDMLVRDDIGQLYDIDLGEHAIAAVRDTVGAFITGRRDLKSNRDLFDPAEYYFNAGMVLIDVAKWRAADVIGRMEEAYASGVMQRIYYDQDLLNLVFMGRWLKLPWRWNTIDARHAHEGLDPAILHYTGHNKPWGIFSGMLQTVAYAQLYRHVMTNELFYRFARHRWKRWWLKRLGLRR, encoded by the coding sequence ATGCATATCGCCCTGACTTTCGACGCCAATTTCTGGGCGCCGGCCTATGCCACCATGCGTTCGGTGTGCCTGTTCACCAAGCGCCGCGAGGAATTGGTGTTCCACCTGTGCCATCGTACGCTTTCGGATCAACATCGTTCCGATCTGACGGCAATCACCCGCGAATTTCCGGTGACGCTCAAATGGTACGATCTCGATCAGTCGGACATGTTCCGCGATCTTGCCGCGCGCATGCCGGAAAACAAGCGGTTGTCGAACATTGTCTATGCGCGGTTGATGATCGATCGACTGGTCGGGTCCGAGGTGGAACGCATACTCTACCTCGATTGTGACATGCTGGTCCGCGACGATATCGGCCAGTTATACGACATCGATCTGGGCGAACATGCCATCGCCGCCGTGCGCGACACAGTCGGCGCGTTTATCACCGGAAGGCGGGATCTCAAGAGCAATCGTGATCTGTTCGATCCGGCCGAATATTATTTCAACGCGGGCATGGTACTTATCGATGTCGCAAAGTGGCGCGCGGCCGACGTCATCGGACGCATGGAAGAGGCATATGCGTCCGGTGTCATGCAACGGATTTATTACGACCAGGATTTGCTCAATCTTGTCTTCATGGGCCGCTGGCTGAAGCTACCTTGGCGGTGGAACACCATCGATGCCCGCCATGCCCATGAAGGGCTCGATCCGGCGATCCTGCATTATACCGGCCACAACAAGCCGTGGGGCATTTTCTCGGGAATGTTGCAGACGGTGGCCTACGCGCAGCTCTATCGTCACGTGATGACCAATGAACTCTTCTATCGCTTTGCGCGGCACCGGTGGAAGCGTTGGTGGCTGAAACGGCTGGGATTGCGGCGTTAG